The Apus apus isolate bApuApu2 chromosome 8, bApuApu2.pri.cur, whole genome shotgun sequence genome has a window encoding:
- the GPR55 gene encoding G-protein coupled receptor 55, translating into MTNSSRECNFTDIDKLAKSLLLGISIPTFILGLVLNTLALSVFCCFWKKQTKTSVYMINLALADVLLLLSLPLKLYYSNTEAPGLLCSFIQSLYFVNMYGSIFIIVCITVDRYIGIKHPFEGRANQSPRWAIMICCFIWAVAWLCSSPMYVIHKENYFTCFNNMSDQTWSIPLIASVEIFGFLIPLIVIVFCSAQNIWILLNHKSQDKKMVEGSGSLRAIIINLVVFLVCFTPVHLAICLQCLVRHHVIVDCSLKQTISLFIQLSMIVANLNCCLDAIFYYFAAKEFREKTHLKKVLELCPAFKPCATWRDHLRLKNTSSSAPICLAGH; encoded by the coding sequence ATGACCAACAGCAGCAGGGAATGCAATTTTACAGACATTGACAAACTAGCAAAGAGCCTACTGCTGGGGATCTCCATTCCTACCTTCATTCTCGGGCTGGTTCTCAACACCCTGGCCCTCTCCGTGTTCTGCTGTTTCTGGAAGAAACAGACCAAAACCTCTGTTTACATGATCAATCTGGCACTTGCAgatgtcctgctgcttctctcgCTCCCACTCAAGCTGTACTACTCTAACACAGAAGCACCTGGACTCCTGTGCTCGTTCATTCAGTCTCTCTATTTTGTCAACATGTATGGCAGTATCTTCATCATTGTCTGCATTACTGTGGACAGATATATTGGCATAAAGCACCCATTTGAAGGTCGAGCAAACCAGTCTCCCAGGTGGGCTATCATGATTTGCTGCTTTATCTGGGCAGTAGCTTGGCTTTGCAGCAGCCCGATGTATGTGATTcacaaggaaaattattttacatgctTTAACAACATGTCAGACCAGACGTGGAGCATCCCCCTCATTGCTTCTGTGGAAATCTTTGGATTCCTGATCCCACTCATAGTGATAGTTTTCTGCTCTGCCCAAAACATCTGGATTCTTCTGAATCACAAAAGTCAAGATAAAAAGATGGTAGAAGGCAGTGGCTCCTTACGAGCCATTATCATCAACCTTGTGGTGTTTCTGGTATGCTTCACACCTGTCCACCTTGCAATCTGCCTGCAGTGCCTGGTGAGACATCACGTGATAGTGGACTGCAGTCTGAAACAAACCATCAGCCTCTTCATCCAGCTGTCAATGATAGTAGCCAACCTGAACTGCTGCCTGGATGCCATCTTCTATTACTTTGCTGCAAAAGAATTCCGTGAGAAAACACACCTGAAAAAGGTTCTTGAACTATGTCCTGCCTTTAAGCCTTGTGCCACATGGCGAGACCACCTGCGGTTGAAAAACACCTCTTCCTCAGCTCCCATCTGCCTCGCAGGACACTGA